A window of Perognathus longimembris pacificus isolate PPM17 chromosome 6, ASM2315922v1, whole genome shotgun sequence contains these coding sequences:
- the Smim26 gene encoding small integral membrane protein 26 yields MRPQAATVWYRRMSLVYAFGTWSVLGSVFYLGRKVPSTGDEVEQKDDSTNEIPVSTTEKPELPKGFYVETIVTYKKDFVPVTDKIINYFKSWTGGPRS; encoded by the exons ATGCGTCCCCAAGCAGCTACGGTTTGGTACAGGCGGATGTCTTTGGTCTACGCGTTCGGCACCTGGTCGGTGTTGGGCTCTGTGTTTTATTTGGGCCGTAAAGTGCCGTCCACAG gtgaTGAAGTAGAACAAAAGGACGATTCAACAAATGAAATACCTGTCTCAACAACTGAAAAGCCTGAGCTCCCAAAAGGGTTTTATGTAGAAACGATTGTCACATATAAAAAAGATTTTGTCCCAGTTACTGACAAGATCATCAACTATTTCAAATCCTGGACTGGTGGACCTCGCTCATAA